Sequence from the Segatella copri genome:
AATACTGGTCATCGTATAAACTACGAATACGGATGAAAGCATGGCACCATTCAAAACCGAGTAGACGATGAAGAGTAGGGTGGCCGTAGTCAGGGAGAGTCTCTGTAGGGCACCGGTAATGATGAATACCAGGGCGAGCTCTGCGATAATCAAGCCAAAGAGCAAGCCGCGGCTTGTCATCAAGGTCATCAGCAGGGTAGGACTGCTAGCTACACCATAGGCAGTAACGCCCGTAATCAGGAGAGCTAAGGTCATCCATGTATACACTTTGCGCATCAAAGCAGAGAAAACACCGCTTATACCTCGCTCTTTCTCATTAACAGCAAAGCCATTGCTCTGCTGGTTGTTCTGACTATTTATCAGATTGTACATTTCTTTTTCTGTCATAATTCTATTTTCTTTTGTTATTTATAGTCTATTGAATAATATAATAAGCGCAAAGATAATGCCAATTATTGAAACGAACGATAATCTCTGTGCTTTATTAACATTTATTCCGTAATTTTACGTCATTCTCAGACCCTTTATCAGGATATGATAGTTGCCGCTAGGAATGATGGTGATGTCTGCCTTCATGTCAGTCTCCTTGCGGTTGAAACTGATCTGCCATTGCCATCTTAATCTCTTATCTTCTCTTTTTTCTACCTGTCTCATACGCTATTCGTTTTATTTCGAGTGCAAAGATACGTCTTTTCCGTTTTCTACCTATGCGATTTGTGCGATTTGCGTGGATTCGGGAAATAAAGTGCGAAAAATATCATGGAATCATTCGGAAGAATATCTCCGAAGGATATGAACATAACTCCGAAAGATAGCAGAATATCTCCGAAGGATACGAAATTATCTCCGAAAGATAGCAGAATATCTCCGAAGGATAAACCAAGAAGACAAATGTAGGTAATCCGATGATGAAGATATGGAAGCTGGGTTGTGGCAACGAGGTGAAGGGTGAAGGGTATATTTTAAATCTTATATTATATTCTTTTTTTAGGGTTTTTCCGATTTTTGACCCTAGGGTACTTTTTTGATTTTACCCTTTTTTCCTTTACCCACGCGTACATATATAAAATAGAGTTTTCAAACCTTCACCCTTCACCTTTTTATTTAACATTTTGAGTGTCAAATAGTTACGGGTGAAGGGTGGTGAAGGGTGTTTTGCGTATTTTATAAACATATTTTAAGGATTCTGCACGTTTTTACATATTTTAGCGTTTGTTTACGATTCCGAAATGGGTATCTTTTTTTAGAGAGTCCTCTTTTTTTTTATGATTTCTTTCTGCAGAAACTCCTAGAATCCCAGTCTAATCGGTATCCTTGATGTATAAGCCGTTAAAATATTATCAGCGAAATAAAGTTAATGGCTATGGATAAGCGTAAACTTCTAAAATATAAGTTATCTTAAAAACATTATAACCTTTTAATGTATTGTCAGCGAAATAAAGTTAATGGCTACGGATAAGCGTCAATTTTTAAATATAAATTAACTGAATTTTCGCATGTGGTTCAAGAACCTTTCAGGGCGTATGGGACAAAACTTGCGAAACTTGAGTAAATTAACTGAAAAAACATTATAACCTTAATAGTATTGCGCGCTTGCGTATACGCCTAAGTGTGTACACAGACAGGCGCATATATATAATAATGTAAGCAGCTAAAATCTATTGTATAAAGTCTTTATAGATGTTAAAACCGACTAAAAATGCAACTTTTTTGCGAAAAGATTTGGTGGAATGAAAAATAGTTAGTACTTTTGCACTCGCTTTTGAGAAATCAAGCATTACTCAAAGCGATAAAGAAAGAGTTCTTTGAAAGATTTTACATAAACAGACAAGTAGTACAAGAAGCGGTTAACTTCTTATAATTAAGAAAGTTGACTGGGTAAAAGAAACGAACCGTCAAGAAATTGACAAGTCAGGTTTACTAAGCTTCAATAAACGAAAAGGATATTCGTCCTAAGTACAGACAACAAACACCGATTGCTTCAGTAATGAGGCAAGAAGTAAAAATGATATTTTACAATGGAGAGTTTGATCCTGGCTCAGGATGAACGCTAGCTACAGGCTTAACACATGCAAGTCGAGGGGAAACGACATCGAAAGCTTGCTTTTGATGGGCGTCGACCGGCGCACGGGTGAGTAACGCGTATCCAACCTGCCCACCACTTGGGGATAACCTTGCGAAAGTAAGACTAATACCCAATGACGTCTCTAGAAGACATCTGAAAGAGATTAAAGATTTATCGGTGATGGATGGGGATGCGTCTGATTAGCTTGTTGGCGGGGTAACGGCCCACCAAGGCGACGATCAGTAGGGGTTCTGAGAGGAAGGTCCCCCACATTGGAACTGAGACACGGTCCAAACTCCTACGGGAGGCAGCAGTGAGGAATATTGGTCAATGGACGAGAGTCTGAACCAGCCAAGTAGCGTGCAGGATGACGGCCCTATGGGTTGTAAACTGCTTTTATAAGGGAATAAAGTGAGAGTCGTGACTCTTTTTGCATGTACCTTATGAATAAGGACCGGCTAATTCCGTGCCAGCAGCCGCGGTAATACGGAAGGTCCGGGCGTTATCCGGATTTATTGGGTTTAAAGGGAGCGTAGGCCGGAGATTAAGCGTGTTGTGAAATGTAGACGCTCAACGTCTGCACTGCAGCGCGAACTGGTTTCCTTGAGTACGCACAAAGTGGGCGGAATTCGTGGTGTAGCGGTGAAATGCTTAGATATCACGAAGAACTCCGATTGCGAAGGCAGCTCACTGGAGCGCAACTGACGCTGAAGCTCGAAAGTGCGGGTATCGAACAGGATTAGATACCCTGGTAGTCCGCACGGTAAACGATGGATGCCCGCTGTTGGTCTGAATAGGTCAGCGGCCAAGCGAAAGCATTAAGCATCCCACCTGGGGAGTACGCCGGCAACGGTGAAACTCAAAGGAATTGACGGGGGCCCGCACAAGCGGAGGAACATGTGGTTTAATTCGATGATACGCGAGGAACCTTACCCGGGCTTGAATTGCAGAGGAAGGATTTGGAGACAATGACGCCCTTCGGGGCCTCTGTGAAGGTGCTGCATGGTTGTCGTCAGCTCGTGCCGTGAGGTGTCGGCTTAAGTGCCATAACGAGCGCAACCCCTCTCCTTAGTTGCCATCAGGTTAAGCTGGGCACTCTGGGGACACTGCCACCGTAAGGTGTGAGGAAGGTGGGGATGACGTCAAATCAGCACGGCCCTTACGTCCGGGGCTACACACGTGTTACAATGGCAGGTACAGAGAGATGGTGTTCTGCAAAGCGCATCTAATCCTTAAAGCCTGTCTCAGTTCGGACTGGGGTCTGCAACCCGACCCCACGAAGCTGGATTCGCTAGTAATCGCGCATCAGCCATGGCGCGGTGAATACGTTCCCGGGCCTTGTACACACCGCCCGTCAAGCCATGAAAGCCGGGGGCGCCTAAAGTCCGTGACCGTAAGGAGCGGCCTAGGGCGAAACTGGTAATTGGGGCTAAGTCGTAACAAGGTAGCCGTACCGGAAGGTGCGGCTGGAACACCTCCTTTCTGGAGAGACGAATATTGAGAGAATGTTGAGT
This genomic interval carries:
- a CDS encoding Bax inhibitor-1/YccA family protein — translated: MTEKEMYNLINSQNNQQSNGFAVNEKERGISGVFSALMRKVYTWMTLALLITGVTAYGVASSPTLLMTLMTSRGLLFGLIIAELALVFIITGALQRLSLTTATLLFIVYSVLNGAMLSSVFVVYTMTSIAKVFFITAGTFGAMAFYGYTTKKDLTSLGKILFMALIGLIIATIVNMFLKSSGFDYILSYAGVAIFVGLTAWDSQKIKQMLQTQYDMSEGAQKLALIGALTLYLDFINLFLYLLRIFGGSNKE